From the genome of Miscanthus floridulus cultivar M001 chromosome 10, ASM1932011v1, whole genome shotgun sequence, one region includes:
- the LOC136488728 gene encoding phytosulfokine receptor 1-like: MGPSSTACTLRRGREHHAGGLQAPRCRELLSSERAGHPLRCELHPRRARCTTKTGRPRARRYDASRLPVVVLLWHDRGLLSLTDLAAATRSFSPDNIIGDGSFGFVYRAMLPDGAAVAVKRLSGDGDAGAGNREFHAELEVLGSLSHPNLMRLPGYCTADRDRILVYELLECGSLDAWLHGGDAEDGGGTETLPWPARLADPKQHGERSHSHAQGRNR; encoded by the coding sequence ATGGGCCCGAGCTCGACCGCGTGCACGCTCCGGCGCGGGCGCGAGCACCACGCGGGAGGCCTCCAGGCCCCTCGCTGCCGCGAGCTCCTCTCTAGCGAGCGTGCAGGCCATCCTCTCCGGTGCGAGCTCCATCCCCGGCGGGCGCGCTGCACGACGAAGACAGGGAGGCCCCGCGCCCGTCGGTACGACGCCAGCAGACTGCCCGTCGTGGTCCTTCTATGGCACGACCGTGGACTGCTCTCTCTCACCGACCTTGCCGCCGCCACTAGGAGCTTCTCCCCAGACAACATCATCGGCGACGGTAGCTTCGGGTTCGTCTACCGCGCCATGCTCCCCGACGGCGCAGCGGTGGCCGTGAAGCGcctctccggcgacggcgacgcaGGCGCCGGCAACCGTGAGTTCCACGCCGAGCTGGAGGTGCTGGGCAGCTTGAGCCACCCGAACCTCATGCGCCTGCCGGGCTATTGCACCGCCGACCGCGACCGCATCCTCGTCTACGAGCTCCTCGAGTGCGGCAGCCTCGACGCCTGGCTCCACGGTGGCGACGCCGAGGACGGTGGTGGCACCGAGACGCTGCCCTGGCCTGCGCGGCTCGCCGATCCAAAGCAGCATGGCGAACGCAGCCACAGCCACGCCCAAGGCCGAAATCGGTAG